In the genome of Oxalobacter aliiformigenes, one region contains:
- the folK gene encoding 2-amino-4-hydroxy-6-hydroxymethyldihydropteridine diphosphokinase, producing the protein MSGNIAYIGIGSNLGNALQNVGEAIEILRDLPDTRLDRLSSLYRTAPVDATGDDYVNAVARLITGLSPDNLLHALWNIENRLGRERPFRNAPRTLDLDILLYNADQINTRQLTIPHPRMAERAFVLVPLAEIDPNVEIPGKEKLSVLLSRLKNQRIDLLDN; encoded by the coding sequence ATGTCCGGAAACATTGCTTACATCGGTATCGGTTCCAATCTCGGCAACGCTTTGCAAAATGTCGGAGAAGCGATTGAAATCCTGCGCGACTTGCCCGATACCCGTCTGGATAGACTCTCGTCACTCTATCGTACTGCACCGGTCGATGCGACAGGCGATGATTATGTAAATGCCGTCGCCAGACTGATAACCGGTCTGTCTCCCGATAACCTGCTTCATGCCCTGTGGAATATCGAAAACAGGCTCGGCAGGGAACGCCCCTTTAGAAACGCGCCACGAACGCTTGATCTGGACATCCTTTTATACAACGCAGATCAAATCAATACCCGGCAACTGACGATACCGCATCCGCGCATGGCCGAACGTGCCTTCGTACTCGTGCCTCTGGCTGAAATCGACCCAAATGTCGAAATTCCGGGAAAAGAAAAACTTTCCGTTCTGCTGAGCCGTCTCAAGAATCAGCGGATCGACCTTCTTGATAACTGA
- a CDS encoding DMT family protein, whose protein sequence is MFHIPVFIQTTALLVLSNVFMTFAWYGHLRHLSSRSWIVAALISWGIALFEYLLQVPANRIGFSQFSLAQLKILQETITLSVFVPFAIFYMGQPFKTDYIWAALCLLGAVYFIFRS, encoded by the coding sequence ATGTTCCACATTCCCGTCTTCATTCAGACAACCGCCCTGCTTGTCCTGTCCAACGTATTTATGACCTTTGCATGGTATGGACATCTTCGGCACCTTTCATCCCGTTCGTGGATCGTTGCCGCACTGATCAGCTGGGGCATCGCACTTTTCGAATATCTTCTGCAAGTACCGGCCAATCGCATCGGCTTTTCCCAGTTCAGTCTGGCACAGCTTAAAATTCTTCAGGAAACCATCACTTTGAGTGTATTCGTTCCCTTTGCCATTTTTTATATGGGGCAACCTTTCAAAACAGACTACATCTGGGCGGCCCTGTGTCTGCTGGGGGCGGTTTATTTCATATTTCGTTCATAA
- the panB gene encoding 3-methyl-2-oxobutanoate hydroxymethyltransferase codes for MATYLQERKSVTGHTLTALYNRHEKITMLTCYDASFASLMDQCGVEILLIGDSLGMVCQGKDSTLPVSIEEVAYHTECVARGNKTAMIVSDMPFGTYATPESAYDNAAELIKAGAHMVKIEGGRWLEETVRFLTERAIPVCGHLGLTPQSVHQFGGYRVQGKTSEAAKRIIEDAEILQNAGVSLFVLEAIPSTLGKEVTEALSVPTIGIGAGPDCSGQVLVLHDMLNVYPGRKARFVRNFMEGQPSIEEAIKAYIRAVKDGSFPAPEHCF; via the coding sequence ATGGCAACATATCTGCAGGAACGTAAATCGGTTACTGGCCACACATTGACAGCCCTTTACAACAGACATGAGAAAATCACCATGCTGACGTGTTACGATGCCAGTTTCGCGTCTCTCATGGACCAGTGCGGGGTCGAAATACTATTGATCGGCGATTCGCTCGGCATGGTCTGCCAGGGAAAGGATTCGACACTGCCCGTCTCTATCGAAGAAGTTGCCTACCACACCGAATGTGTTGCCAGAGGCAACAAAACCGCCATGATCGTCTCCGACATGCCTTTCGGTACCTATGCGACCCCCGAATCTGCCTACGACAATGCCGCCGAGCTGATCAAGGCCGGTGCCCATATGGTCAAAATCGAAGGCGGCCGCTGGCTCGAAGAGACTGTCCGCTTTCTGACCGAACGCGCCATCCCGGTCTGTGGTCATCTTGGACTGACGCCACAATCCGTCCATCAGTTCGGCGGATATCGTGTTCAGGGCAAAACGTCCGAGGCAGCCAAACGCATTATTGAAGATGCGGAAATCCTGCAAAATGCCGGTGTGTCCCTGTTTGTTCTCGAAGCCATTCCGTCCACTCTTGGAAAAGAAGTCACGGAAGCCCTTTCTGTCCCGACAATCGGAATCGGTGCAGGTCCCGATTGTTCAGGTCAGGTTCTTGTGCTGCATGATATGCTGAATGTATATCCTGGCAGAAAAGCGCGCTTCGTCCGAAATTTCATGGAAGGACAACCCAGTATCGAAGAGGCCATCAAGGCATATATCCGTGCGGTAAAAGACGGCTCTTTCCCGGCACCGGAACATTGTTTCTGA
- the pcnB gene encoding polynucleotide adenylyltransferase PcnB, with product MINKLIRKIFGIGSNPRPIQKPVTLSPQQHGIDPRLVSNSAVRVVRILQNAGYDAYIVGGAVRDLLLGLEPKDFDVATNATPEQVRRLFRRAFLIGRRFQIVHVLLGQDLIEVTTFRGSSTKPALKDEAGRLLRDNNFGTQEEDAARRDFTINAMYYNPANQLLLDYHGGMDDLKNRTLKIIGDPEQRYREDPVRMLRIVRFAAKLGFSIDQATCAPIASLAPLINNVPSARLFDEMLKLLMCGHAMSCLKELRTRGLHKGLLPLLDVALEQPQAAHFIEIALGKTDQRIRQNKRISPGFLFAALLWTQVEEKWAQYRSDGEYPIPALVAAASDILDAQTEKLAIQRRIASDMKDIWLMQPRLERRTGKSPYRLLENERFRAAYDFLLIRCEAGELDPETGQWWTKFIDASAEERQQMIDEQMRLAPRTSSGRKRAKRSRRRHKTDAGPAISLQTAENIHS from the coding sequence ATGATTAACAAACTGATCCGTAAAATTTTCGGGATAGGATCAAATCCCCGTCCCATCCAGAAACCTGTTACCTTAAGCCCTCAACAGCATGGAATTGATCCGCGACTGGTTTCCAATAGCGCTGTACGGGTTGTACGTATTCTGCAAAATGCCGGATATGATGCCTATATTGTCGGCGGTGCAGTACGTGACCTTCTGCTCGGACTCGAACCGAAAGATTTCGATGTCGCGACCAATGCGACACCAGAGCAGGTCAGGCGTCTCTTCAGACGTGCTTTTCTTATTGGCAGACGCTTCCAGATCGTCCATGTCCTTCTCGGCCAGGATCTGATTGAAGTCACCACCTTCAGAGGATCCTCCACCAAACCGGCATTGAAAGATGAAGCGGGCAGGTTACTCCGGGACAACAATTTCGGGACACAGGAAGAAGATGCCGCCCGAAGGGACTTCACCATCAACGCCATGTATTACAACCCGGCGAACCAGTTGCTCCTGGATTACCACGGAGGCATGGACGACCTTAAAAACCGTACTCTCAAAATCATCGGAGACCCTGAACAACGCTATCGTGAAGATCCCGTTCGCATGTTACGGATCGTCCGTTTCGCCGCAAAACTGGGATTTTCAATAGACCAGGCGACATGTGCTCCGATCGCTTCACTGGCTCCTCTTATCAATAACGTCCCGTCAGCCCGTCTTTTTGATGAAATGCTCAAATTGCTGATGTGCGGACACGCCATGTCATGCCTGAAAGAACTGCGAACCAGAGGTTTGCACAAAGGCTTGCTTCCCTTGCTGGATGTTGCCCTTGAACAACCGCAAGCGGCTCATTTCATCGAAATAGCCCTCGGCAAAACCGATCAGCGAATCAGACAAAACAAACGTATTTCTCCGGGATTTCTGTTCGCCGCATTGCTTTGGACCCAGGTCGAGGAAAAATGGGCGCAATACCGTTCTGACGGTGAATATCCTATCCCGGCACTTGTTGCCGCTGCGAGCGACATTCTGGATGCCCAAACTGAAAAACTGGCCATACAGCGCCGGATCGCCAGCGACATGAAAGATATCTGGCTCATGCAACCCCGACTGGAAAGACGTACGGGCAAATCTCCCTACCGTCTGCTTGAAAATGAACGGTTCCGGGCGGCATACGATTTTCTGCTGATCCGCTGCGAAGCTGGCGAGCTTGATCCCGAAACAGGCCAATGGTGGACCAAATTCATTGATGCATCCGCCGAGGAACGCCAGCAAATGATCGACGAACAAATGAGACTGGCCCCCAGAACTTCTTCAGGAAGAAAACGGGCAAAACGTTCCCGTCGTCGTCACAAGACGGATGCAGGTCCGGCGATATCATTACAAACGGCAGAAAACATCCACTCCTGA
- a CDS encoding TOBE domain-containing protein, protein MQISARNQLEGIIREIHEGPINSDIKIEIAPEILVTAQITTSSVHRLKLAVGKTAYAIIKADSVMVGVDD, encoded by the coding sequence ATGCAAATCAGCGCTCGCAACCAGTTGGAAGGCATCATACGTGAAATTCACGAAGGACCGATCAATTCGGACATCAAAATCGAAATTGCTCCGGAAATTCTTGTGACGGCCCAGATAACCACTTCATCGGTCCATCGGCTGAAACTTGCTGTCGGCAAAACGGCCTATGCCATCATAAAAGCAGATTCCGTCATGGTAGGCGTCGACGACTAG